DNA from Neoarius graeffei isolate fNeoGra1 chromosome 17, fNeoGra1.pri, whole genome shotgun sequence:
tgaaagctgctccagctcagtgactctcctctgaagatcagcaatctcctgctccagttgcttcaggagtcgttcagctcgactcagttcagctttctcctgagctctgatcagctccgtcacctctgAGCGCTTTTTCAccatggagctgatcatctcagtaaagatcctctcactgtcaccTACTGCTGCCTGATAACGCATctgttagaacacacacacacacacacacacacacacacacacacgtgttggatGTCTAGAGGGAGACGCTTTCAAGATAAaccctttgtgtgtgttttcactcctcaccttaatagtgtccacagtctgtttcagctcctgcacctccttctgcttctcctggatcctctgctgggatttcatctgctcctcctttagctcattctgagaccaaataaaaatatatttaaatacaTTTAATCATCTTCTACAGAATTatagtaataaaactaaaaacaataaaattataAATGTGTAGTCCAGTGCTATATTTTTCTTTGGTTTTCTTTGTACTGGAAAATATTGAGAAGTGTATAAAAGGGGTggtggtgggtgtgtgtgtggggggggtggtgGTGCATGTACTATGccaaaatgtatatattttttcatgaactgtattttaatttaattttttaatcTTTGAATCTCTTATTTTCTATAATTTCATTGGCCACAAAGTTTCCATGAATTTTGACCCAGATCCTGTTGTAGCGGAAGGGAGAGAGTTGGAGGAGTCGGAAGAGAGTGGACGGCTAGTCTGAACTTGGATTATAGGATGTTgagtttacacactattggctccATCTCTAGGACATTGGACGGGAGGTTAATTGAAGAAAATTATCAGATAGATAACTATGTTTTCAGTGACTGTGTATGCAGAGTTTATTGACTGAAATCACGTTATGAGTCGGTTCAGTGGTGAGGCCGTGCCTGATCGCCATCGTGACTAATGTGCTTTCATGTCAAGAAGCAACGCTGTTCACCTGGACAAGATGAACAGGACAGAAGAAATAGCTTGACTGCCAGCATTTACAGGTCAACGCAAGGAGCAACACGGCTACGTGTTCCATACAGGCGACAACACAACTTTGTTTCTCTCCAAACTTCAGGTACTAGCGTGTCACCTTTTTATTTCTTGCTCTACCGAGTGAAGCAGCCATTTTGTTTCTGGTCGCACTGAACCCAAGCGACGCAACAGGCCTGCATTGAGGGTGATGTTTAAGTTTCGTATGGTTGTAATGCCGGCATAAGATATTTTCTACACTTTTATTTGAGTTAAATATTGAACTGGACACTTTATATCTGTTACATTTAATTTTTGTACTGTTTGCTCCAGCATGTTTGTTTCTATTAGTGTAGCATTAAGTGTATGATTGCTAAACATTTGAATGTGCTGTGAGAAGTTAAAGGGGGAGATCTCAGTAGCAATAAGTATTTGTATTTAATATTACTGTACCAGAGATCCTTTTCTTTAAACTGAAGTGGGTTTCACAGGGAATCATTGGATTTACGGTAAAACTGGATTTATAAGAAACTCAAAGGTTAAAGTGATTTGACATCACATTTAATACACTAAATTTGAATTACAACAGAAGACAATTAGACGGTTTAATATTTACTTTTATGTAATTTCTTTGATATTTTGGAAAGTAAAGAGACATATATTTTCATTATATTTAAGCTAGTATcttactgggctgcgacagcttgtaacaaattgcaaacgtcattcgcaagagagcttcaaaagtgtcttgaaacattcgcggggcttctcaatttccttgcatgagtcacaaagtgtcgctccttagtcgctgaaattttgaacatgttcaaaaaatttgtgcgacaaaatttctctcaaaatagtcgCAAATGtgtctggtgtcgcaaagccgtcgcaaacccttctcaagtcagtttccgtgaggcttcctctacttccctgcctgccgagggaaagctgggctgtgacagcctgcaactagttggagacacaacaattgtagtaaaatatgtgaatatcaattcagtgtggcggcacggtggtgtagtggttagcgctgtcgcctcacagcaagaaggtcctgggttcgagccctggggccggcgagggcctttctgtgtggagtttgcatgttctccccgtgtccgcgtgggtttcctccgggtgctccggtttcccccacagtccaaagacatgcaggttaggttaactggtgactctaaattgaccgtaggtgtgaatgtgagtgtgaatggttgtctgtgtctatgtgtcagccctgtgatgacctggcgacttgtccagggtgtaccccgcctttcgcccgtagtcagctgggataggctccagcttgcctgcgaccctgtagaaggataaagcggctagagataatgaatgaatgaattcagtgtgattccaagtgaaaattgtcgctaattcgcatattttatcgcaatcgttgtgtctccaactagtcgcgggctgtcgcagcccagtgagatactacccttacagaGTTATTGGTTATTTCACAAGGGATTTCCTTAGTTGATACCAGTTTATATGacctcataaacacacacatttcAAAACCTAAAATACTAATACCATTTCCATATAACTAAAAAGAACTCAGGGCGCCCGTAGAGAGATTCTGGCTAATTTAAGGTGTCATGCCCATCACAGTAGCATGGGGGCACTACAAATGTAATTCACTGAAAACTAGAAACATTGCCTCTAGAACTAACTAAAATACAAAAGAGACCCAAAATAAAGTCGCTTCTATGTTCGTATTGATTCGGCACTTATTAAATGATGAGTTCTGTTTTTGTGTGAAAATGGCAGCAATAACAATGTTATTTGTGTTACACAAACATTCACATTATTCAGCAATATTCTCTGTCCTGAAATACACCATGAATCCACGGACATTCAGAAAGATCAAGTTCTTACTTTATTACCTCTCCACCATTAAATGGGTTCTGAAATAACTAAAGGTTGTGATAAAGACCAGGCCTGAACACTAGCTGTTgtcagtgaggctcagtctccgaatgtagCATTTTAGttggttttgtccaataaccgtctagtattttgctattgaaaagggcagatatttttttaaaatgcaattgaagtccattcaggctcggctagattgcgttgtcattctcactcactctcactcattctcactcactcactcactcactcactcactcactcactcactcactcactcactcactcactcacactaactcacactctctcactcactcactcattctcactcacactaactcactcacactctctctctcactcactcactcactcactcactcactcactcacactaactcacactcactcactcactcactcactcactcactcactcactcactcacactaactcactcactcacactcactcactcactcactcactcactcactcactcactcactcactcactcattctcactcacactaactcactcacactaactcactcactcacactctctcactcactcactctcactcacactaactcactcacactgactcactcactcacactcactcactcactcactcactcactcactcactcactcattctcactcacactaactcactcacactaactcactcactcactcactcactcactcactcactcactcactcactcactcactcactcactcattctcactcactcacactctctctctcactcactcattctcactcacactaactcactcactcactcactcactcactcactcactcactcactcattctcactcattctcactcacactaactcactcactcacactctctcactcactcattctcactcacactaactcactcactcacactctctcactcactcactcactcactcactcactcactcactcactcattctcactcacactaactcactcacactaactcactcactctcactcactcactcactcactcactcactcactcactcactcactcactcactcacactctctctctcactcactcattctcactcacactaactcactcacactcactcactcactcactcactcactcactcactcattctcactcacactaactcactcactcacactaactcactcactcactcactcactcactcacactaactcactcacactaactcactcactcacactctctcactcactcattctcactcacactaactcactcacactaactcactcactcacacactcactcacactctctctctcactcactcattctcactcacactaactcactcactcacactctcacccacactcactcacgcacgcacgcacgcacacacacacacaaaatacttttgtgatcgtgcagttttgaaattgttaaaataaacatgttcacctacatgttcatcttgttgggcttgtgattttgactcgtttccaaaatgtatgaaaagtcaccatattaggacttttttttttttggcaaataagatgtatcgcaatgtttgacctcggtatttgaaaaatcctggttacggccctgattGTCAGTAAACACAGTGCCACacgacacagacacacagctcaAGGCTCAGTCCTGAACTCGGGTTCGTGTCTGTGGGGAGATTTACATGCTACATGGTTGTGCGCGTTTTCTGTTTTCCTCCTCTTCACAAAAACATGCAGGCAGGTGGATTGGCTTCACGAAATTTCtcctgagtgtgaatgagtgagagagagagagaaagagagagagagagagagagagagtgtgtgtgtgtgtgtggtgccctgtgatggcgtGGTGTCCCGCCCGGGTGAATTCTCCTGCTTTGGCCCCGGTTACCACAAGAGGCTCCAGATCCACCTCAGACCTGATCAGGACAGATAGATCCAGACCAAGCTATCTGTCAGTTTAACTTACAGCTCTTTGGGACTGGTTTTCACAGAAGCTGCCCAGAACTCCAGCTCAGTTCACAGAACTTTTTTACACTTCCCCAGACACGTATGTCATTTAGTTGAGGGTGCGGTTGGGACTCACAAACGAGAACTTCAACATGTTTTGCATTTTCCAGTGTTATTatactctatgtgtgtgtgtgtgtgtgtgtgtgtgtgtgtgtgtgtgtgtgtaagtataaACTACAAATAAacataataaaatattaaaatatatattACAAACAaatagaaataaaagaaaacagaatttcaaatgaaatgtgtaaataatttaAATATCAACACTGTAATAACAATGATGAAGAGCTTTAACACAGTCATGTGAGCACTTTAGCTGTAAAATGCTGTAAAAAGGTTGTTGGGTGTTTAAAGTTCACTGGCTGGCCTCCCTTATTTAACACTTCTTTACAAAATACTCactgacataataataataataataataataataataataataataataataataataataataataataataataatcttcacAACAAGTGACAGTcaaactatggaatcaattttgtgccaaaatgttcatacaatacttttgaaatatcaaacaaaaatgataaatcaaaatttaaaaaaaaattttaaaaagtcaatttttttagactggcaaacaaattattcatttaattgtgcaaaatatcagtctattactcttcagaaaccttttatttttgttccgtgtctttctcagttttgtttgacgtaatttattttggttgcgattccagcttctcgtttgtgctccctgactttttgcttgcagttttggcacaaacttcacatgtgggcgggctgtccaggaatgcattcccattggataacttgtgtttgactgacagctacgctcagcgattcccccagaggctgttgcggccattccctactcggattctggcggactgtttgacgagtggccgatccattgacagtaaacaaggatcgagtggacttcagtggcgactatgatattgaattaattcaacaaagtgtaagtatgggacaaatgtgttgtatgtgttgcaatagtgcacattatgcaggtgtttcgtggcaagtcaaatgttagacttagctccactacccaatataatagctgtctgttaaacacacctgcataatgtgtactactgcaactcaTACAACATTTGTCCTGCACTTACACttcattgaattaattcaatatcatagtcgccactgaagtccactcgatccttgtttaatgtcaatggatcggtcactcgtcaaacagtccgccagaatccgagtagggaatcactgagcgtagctgtcagtcaaacacaagttacccaatgggaatgcattcctggacagcccgcccacacgtgaagtttgtgccaaaactgcaagcaaaaagtcagggagcgcaaacgagaagctggaatcgcaaccaaaataaattgcatcaaacaaaactgagaaagacgcggaacaaaaataaaaggtttctgaagagtaatagactgatattttgcacgattacacaaataatttgtttgccagtctaaaaaaattgacttttttaaatttttttttttaattttgatttatcgtttttgtttgatatttcaaaagtagggcggcacggtggtgtagtggttagcgctgtcgcctcacagcaagaaggtcctgggttcgagccccggggctggcgagggcctttctgtgtggagtttgcatgttctccccatgtccgcatgggtttcctccgggtgctccggtttcccccacagtccaaagacatgcaggttaggttaactggtgactctaaattggccgtaggtgtgaatggttgtctgtatctatgtgtcagccctgtgatgacctggcgacttgtccagggtgtaccccgcccttcgcccgtagtcagctgggataggctccagcttgcctgcgaccctgtagaaggataaagcggctagagataatgagatgagatgagatgagatgtatcgcaatgtttgacctcggtatttgaaaaatcctggttacggccctggttgtcagtaaacacagtgccacacaacacagacacacagctcAAGGCTCAGTCCTGAACTCGGGTTCGTGTCTGTGGGGAGATTTACATGCTACATGGTTGTGCGCGTTTTCTGTTTTCCTCCTCTTCACAAAAACATGCAGGCAGGTGGATTGGCTTCACGAAATTTCtcctgagtgtgaatgagtgagagagagagagaaagagagagagagagagagagtgtgtgtgtgtgtgtggtgccctgtgatggcgtGGTGTCCCGCCCGGGTGAATTCTCCTGCTTTGGCCCCGGTTACCACAAGAGGCTCCAGATCCACCTCAGACCTGATCAGGACAGATAGATCCAGACCAAGCTATCTGTCAGTTTAACTTACAGCTCTTTGGGACTGGTTTTCACAGAAGCTGCCCAGAACCCCAGCTCAGTTCACAGAACTTTTTTACACTTCCCCAGACACGTATGTCATTTAGTTGAGGGTGCGGTTGGGACTCACAAACGAGAACTTCAACATGTTTTGCATTTTCCAGTGTTATTatactctatgtgtgtgtgtgtgtgtgtgtgtgtgtaaatataaactacaaataaacataataaaatattaaaatatatattACAAACAaatagaaataaaagaaaacagaatttcaaatgaaatgtgtaaataatttaAATATCAACACTGTAATAACAATGATGAAGAGCTTTAACACAGTCATGTGAGCACTTTAGCTGTAAAATGCTGTAAAAAGGTTGTTGGGTGTTTAAAGTTCACTGGCTGGCCTCCCTTATTTAACACTTCTTTACAAAATACTCactgacataataataataataataataataataataataataataataataataatcttcacAACAAGTGACAGTcaaactatggaatcaattttgtgccaaaatgttcatacaatacttttgaaatatcaaacaaaaatgataaatcaaaattttaaaaaaaattttaaaaagtcaatttttttagactggcaaacaaattattcatttaattgtgcaaaatatcagtctattactcttcagaaaccttttatttttgttccgtgtctttctcagttttgtttgacgtaatttattttggttgcgattccagcttctcgtttgcgctccctgactttttgcttgcagttttggcacaaacttcacatgtgggcgggctgtccaggaatgcattcccattggataacttgtgtttgactgacagctacgctcagcgattcccccagaggctgttgcggccattccctactcggattctggcggactgtttgacgagtggccgatccattgacagtaaacaaggatcgagtggacttcagtggcgactatgatattgaattaattcaacaaagtgtaagtacgggacaaatgtgttgtatgtgttgcaatagtgcacattatgcaggtgtttcgtggcaagtcaaatgttagacttagctccactacccaatataatagctgtctgttaaacacacctgcataatgtgtactactgcaactcaTACAACATTTGTCCTGCACTTACACttcattgaattaattcaatatcatagtcgccactgaagtccactcgatccttgtttaatgtcaatggatcggtcactcgtcaaacagtccgccagaatccgagtagggaatcactgagcgtagctgtcagtcaaacacaagttacccaatgggaatgcattcctggacagcccgcccacacgtgaagtttgtgccaaaactgcaagcaaaaagtcagggagcgcaaacgagaagctggaatcgcaaccaaaataaattgcatcaaacaaaactgagaaagacacggaacaaaaataaaaggtttctgaagagtaatagactgatattttgcacgattacacaaataatttgtttgccagtctaaaaaaattgacttttttaaatttttttttttaattttgatttatcgtttttgtttgatatttcaaaagtagggcggcacggtggtgtagtggttagcgctgtcgcctcacagcaagaaggtcctgggttcgagccccggggctggcgagggcctttctgtgtggagtttgcatgttctccccatgtccgcgtgggtttcctccgggtgctccggtttcccccacagtccaaagacatgcaggttaggttaactggtgactctaaattgaccgtaggtgtgaatgtgagtgtgaatggttgtctgtgtctatgtgtcagccctgtgatgacctggcgacttgtccagggtgaaccccgcctttcgcccgtagtcagctgggataggctccagcttgcctgcgaccctgtagaaggataaagcggctagagataatgtgatgtgtgtgtgatgtgatttcaaaagtattgtatgaacattttggcacaaaattgattccatatcaaACAACCTATCAAATCAACTGAATAGAAATTAGATTAGAAATAGAATTTGTATAAACTGAAATGGAAAATAATGATGTCCAGTTCTCACCTGTTTTTTAGTTCTTTCTGTTTTAACTGCAACAGTATCATGGCCTCTGTGCTGATCCATTGTACACAAATAACACATGAAGCTTTGGTCAGTATGACAGAAGATCTCGATCAGTTTGTtgtgttcagagcagatcttctcttggagctTCGCAAAGGCTTCAACTAACTTGTGCTTCTTAAAGGCAGGAGACTGATAGTGAGGTTTAAGATGATCTTCACAAAAGGAGGCCTGACACACCAAACAGGACTTGAcagctttgtgttttctcccagtgcaggaatcacactccacatctccaggtccagcgtgaCAGTGAGCAAGAGAAGCAGCTTGGAGTTctgtcttcttcagtttctccaccacttcagccaacatgttgtttctgcgtagaacaggtcTTGGAGCGAAAGTCTCTCTGCACTGGGggcagctgtagacgcccttcacatcctcctgatcccagcagccattaatacacaccttacagtaaCTGTGTCCACACGGAGTAGTTACAGGATcgttcaggagatccagacacactggacagctGAACTGATCCACTGATAATTGATCTACTGAAATACCAGCCTCTGCCATTTTCCTGcattgagagagagaaagagagagagagagagagagagagagagagagatattctgAACTCTCTGCTGAGTTTCGTTTTCTCTGAAATTAATTTCCTGGTTCTGTGTGTGTTATAGTGTGACAGAGAGGGTGGGCATGGCTTTAAAGAGAGATTTGGCTTTTTGCCTCACAACAGAAGATTCTTTTTTATTTAAACAGTCTAAAAATCTGCTTTGTTCCTTTCCATGTGTAACCCCCATAAAAGTATACGGGAActatgttaggggtggtggaggtgtggtgagataaggatccacaagcagaacacagacagtaatcgaataaataaggtgctttaatccagggaagagggcgtggcaaaaacaggacaaaaacaaatggcaaaaatagtccaggtaaaaagagacaacaaacttgacaaaaacatgagacagacaAGGACTAAAACACTCGAGcaaaaaaaccataaacaagaaaaaaccctaagtgcaaaaaccatgaactagaaaaaaccctgagtgAACTAGAAAATGAACTAGAACCATGAACTAgtaaaatagcttgagcaaaaaccatgaaatgcaataaaggtacagaaacggctagaatagcaaaacgagatgttctggcaaagtcagggtctgagaatgGCTTATTTAAAGACAGCAAAGAGAaacaggaagtgaaatgcaggctagatggaattcccgtcctggatccggattcgcactgacctgggagataagtaatctccagAGTGAAAGtctggggtggagcatgacagtacccccccccttCAACAAGTTCCTCCAGGCGCTTTAGGAAGAGCATCAGGGTGTTGCCGGTGGAAATCAGTGATG
Protein-coding regions in this window:
- the LOC132864466 gene encoding tripartite motif-containing protein 16-like, whose amino-acid sequence is MAEAGISVDQLSVDQFSCPVCLDLLNDPVTTPCGHSYCKVCINGCWDQEDVKGVYSCPQCRETFAPRPVLRRNNMLAEVVEKLKKTELQAASLAHCHAGPGDVECDSCTGRKHKAVKSCLVCQASFCEDHLKPHYQSPAFKKHKLVEAFAKLQEKICSEHNKLIEIFCHTDQSFMCYLCTMDQHRGHDTVAVKTERTKKQNELKEEQMKSQQRIQEKQKEVQELKQTVDTIKMRYQAAVGDSERIFTEMISSMVKKRSEVTELIRAQEKAELSRAERLLKQLEQEIADLQRRVTELEQLSHTHDHIHFLQSFPSLCVSPGCDDSPSFTVNQHLSFDGVRKSLSDLKKRVEEICEEEFNVIHPQAAAVQMILPSKPKSREDFLQYFCYLTLDPNTVNHHLILSEKNRAVTRSKTKQRYSDHPERFDYWPQVLCKESVCGRCYWEVEWRGDVFISVSYKEISRKGRGKECVFGLNSQSWGLRCCSSVSFWHNGIETDFRGPSSSRIGVYVDHSAGTLSFYSISDTMRLLHRVHTTFTRPLYAGVGTDSDSSVRFCDLK